In Betaproteobacteria bacterium, a genomic segment contains:
- a CDS encoding MFS transporter produces the protein MSNPQHPKAYAVLYSSTFAFMVCFAVWMMFGVIGIPIQKALVLNNAELGLLMATPVLLGAVMRLPLGIWTDRFGGRIVMTVLLLAAAPPVYLVSHATQYWQLLAIGLVLGVVGASFAVGTPYCARFFAPEKRGFAMGFFGAGTIGAALNMFVAPRLIEAYGWPMVPKVYALALIVTAAMFWLVSAPDPGAGAANAPSLRQQLRVLQDWRVWRLCQYYSLTFGGFTALSLWMPQYYTQEYGFDVKTAGLLAIAFALPAGILRALGGWLSDRRGAHAVTWWVLWAAWITLFVISYPPTELVVKTIDGAASFHLGWSPQWFTLLLFALGVALAFGMASTFKYVSDEFPHNLGVVSGIVGLAGGIGGFLLPILWGFVLDLTRIRSSCFMLLYGVVWVSLILMYFTEVRKARLVEHVVPT, from the coding sequence ATGTCGAATCCGCAGCATCCGAAAGCGTACGCGGTCCTTTACTCCAGCACATTCGCATTCATGGTGTGCTTCGCCGTATGGATGATGTTCGGGGTGATCGGGATACCGATCCAGAAGGCGCTGGTGCTGAACAATGCCGAGCTCGGTTTGCTCATGGCCACGCCGGTTCTGCTCGGCGCGGTGATGCGCCTGCCGCTGGGCATATGGACCGACCGTTTCGGCGGTCGAATCGTGATGACGGTGCTGTTGCTTGCCGCCGCGCCACCGGTGTACCTGGTGAGCCATGCGACGCAATACTGGCAGTTGCTTGCAATCGGGTTGGTGCTCGGCGTGGTCGGCGCTTCCTTTGCGGTCGGCACGCCCTACTGCGCGCGCTTCTTCGCGCCGGAGAAGCGCGGCTTCGCCATGGGCTTCTTCGGCGCCGGCACGATCGGTGCCGCGCTCAACATGTTCGTAGCGCCGCGGCTGATCGAAGCCTACGGCTGGCCGATGGTACCGAAGGTGTACGCCCTCGCGCTGATCGTGACGGCGGCGATGTTCTGGCTGGTGAGCGCGCCCGACCCGGGCGCCGGCGCCGCGAACGCTCCGAGCCTGCGCCAGCAACTGCGCGTGCTCCAGGACTGGCGCGTGTGGCGGCTTTGCCAATACTACTCGCTCACCTTCGGCGGCTTCACCGCGCTGTCGCTGTGGATGCCGCAATACTACACACAGGAGTACGGCTTCGACGTGAAGACCGCGGGCTTGCTGGCGATCGCCTTCGCATTGCCGGCGGGCATTCTGCGCGCACTGGGCGGCTGGCTATCCGACCGCCGCGGCGCGCATGCCGTCACCTGGTGGGTGCTGTGGGCGGCCTGGATCACGCTGTTCGTGATCTCGTATCCGCCGACCGAGCTTGTAGTGAAGACGATCGACGGAGCGGCCAGCTTTCATCTGGGCTGGAGTCCGCAGTGGTTCACGCTGCTGCTGTTCGCGCTCGGCGTGGCGCTGGCATTCGGCATGGCCTCCACGTTCAAGTACGTGAGCGACGAGTTTCCGCACAATCTCGGCGTAGTCAGCGGCATCGTCGGCCTCGCCGGCGGTATCGGCGGATTCCTGCTGCCGATCCTGTGGGGCTTCGTGCTCGACCTGACGCGGATCCGCTCGAGCTGCTTCATGCTGCTCTACGGCGTCGTCTGGGTCTCCCTCATCCTGATGTATTTCACCGAAGTGCGCAAAGCGCGTCTGGTCGAGCACGTGGTGCCGACGTGA